Proteins from a genomic interval of Quercus lobata isolate SW786 chromosome 11, ValleyOak3.0 Primary Assembly, whole genome shotgun sequence:
- the LOC115969386 gene encoding leucine-rich repeat extensin-like protein 2 — MSHPSSLSFFLLLFLLASTFLCQICSATDEDDEQGLAVAVDPNLRFENPSLRQAYIALQAWKSAIYSDPLNFTANWVGPKVCSYKGVYCAPSPTNDSHRVVAGIDLNHADIAGYLPPELGLLTDLALFHLNSNRFCGVVPKTFNRLKLLYELDISNNRFVGKFPNVVLSLPTLKYLDLRFNEFEGSVPSQLFDKDLDAIFINDNRFRFGIPENLGNSPVSVLVFANNNLGGCIPGSIGKMGKTLNEIILLNDNLTGCLPPEIGLLRKLTVFDVSFNHLQGSLPSSIGNMKSLEQLDVAHNSFTGVIPKSVCELPKLQNFTYSFNYFTGEAPACAAISGRGIANGKKNCIPGKIDQRSSRECSSEPAHPVDCRKLKCSGSSGGGGGGGHSPRPGVSPSHTPPPPTSESSPTFRSHPPPPPSHISPTPSPPKKPYHSPPSPPPPTHRESPRTYLPPPPPHSSNVPSYPPTVPVLPPTYPPLTPPSPPPTVPAQPPAIGVKPPTYQPVSPPPPPPVAYGPKHSPPPPPPQHSAEAPPPSHYYGHTSPPPPPPSHYYGQTSPPPPPPSHGYGQTPPPPPPSHGYGQTPPPPPPPPPPSPSHHYHYTSPPPPPPPSHQPYTPPPPLHQYGTPLPPPNEPIWHNPPPPPTGGCPTPVSAPPPPTHSVPSPHPSKPHPPPHQTPSSPPPDNTPLPPIRGVSYASPPPPVIPYY, encoded by the coding sequence ATGTCTCATCCTAGCTCCTTGAGCTTCTTCTTGCTTCTTTTCTTACTTGCTTCAACCTTTCTTTGCCAGATCTGTTCAGCTAcagatgaagatgatgaacaAGGCTTGGCTGTAGCTGTAGATCCAAACCTAAGGTTTGAGAATCCAAGTCTCCGTCAAGCCTACATTGCTCTCCAAGCTTGGAAATCAGCCATCTATTCAGACCCATTAAACTTCACAGCCAACTGGGTAGGCCCAAAAGTTTGTTCCTACAAAGGTGTGTATTGTGCTCCATCTCCCACCAATGATTCACACAGAGTTGTAGCTGGCATTGACCTCAACCATGCTGACATTGCTGGCTATCTGCCTCCTGAGCTTGGCCTCCTCACAGATCTAGCTCTCTTTCACCTCAACTCAAATCGTTTTTGTGGGGTTGTACCCAAGACTTTCAACCGCTTGAAACTCCTCTATGAGCTTGACATCAGTAACAATCGCTTTGTGGGAAAGTTTCCAAATGTTGTCTTGTCTTTGCCAACACTCAAATACCTGGACCTTCGTTTCAATGAGTTTGAAGGTTCTGTCCCTTCCCAACTCTTTGACAAAGATCTTGATGCTATCTTTATCAATGACAACAGGTTCAGATTTGGCATCCCAGAGAATCTTGGTAACTCACCAGTTTCAGTGTTGGTCTTTGCCAACAACAACCTTGGTGGGTGTATACCAGGCAGCATTGGAAAGATGGGAAAAACACTCAATGAGATTATTCTCTTGAATGACAATCTCACTGGGTGTTTGCCTCCAGAGATTGGGCTTCTTAGGAAGCTTACTGTGTTTGATGTGAGCTTCAATCATTTACAAGGCTCATTGCCTTCAAGTATTGGAAACATGAAGAGCTTGGAGCAACTTGATGTAGCTCACAACAGCTTCACTGGTGTTATACCAAAGAGTGTGTGCGAGTTGCCGAAGTTGCAAAACTTCACctattctttcaattatttcaCTGGAGAAGCTCCAGCTTGTGCTGCTATATCAGGAAGAGGTATAGCCAATGGTAAAAAGAATTGCATTCCTGGCAAGATTGATCAACGTTCTTCACGAGAATGTTCTTCAGAACCTGCTCACCCTGTTGATTGTAGAAAGCTCAAATGCAGTGGCAGCAGTGGCGGCGGCGGTGGTGGAGGCCATTCACCAAGGCCAGGTGTTAGTCCTAGTCATACACCTCCACCACCAACATCAGAGTCTTCACCTACCTTTAGATCACACcctccacctccaccatcaCACATTTCACCAACACCATCTCCTCCCAAAAAGCCATACCACTCACCACCTTCACCACCACCTCCTACTCATAGGGAATCACCAAGGACATAcctcccaccaccaccaccacattcATCAAATGTACCATCATACCCACCAACTGTTCCTGTCTTACCTCCAACCTATCCACCTTTGACACCACCGTCACCTCCACCAACTGTGCCTGCACAACCACCAGCTATTGGTGTCAAACCACCTACCTATCAACCTGtctcaccaccaccaccaccaccagttgCATATGGGCCTAAACATTcgcctccacctccacctccccAGCATTCAGCTGAAGCTCCACCACCAAGTCATTACTACGGTCACACttcaccaccaccgccaccaccaagTCATTACTACGGTCAAacttcacctccaccaccaccaccaagccATGGCTACGGTCaaactccaccaccaccaccaccaagtCATGGCTATGGTCAAactccaccaccaccgccaccgccaccgccaccatCACCAAGTCATCACTACCATTACACATcaccgccgccaccaccaccaccaagtCATCAACCTTAcactccaccaccaccattgcATCAATATGGAACCCCTCTACCTCCACCAAATGAGCCAATATGGCATAATCCCCCACCACCTCCAACCGGCGGTTGTCCCACTCCAGTGtcagcaccaccaccaccaacccaTTCAGTGCCAAGTCCTCACCCTTCAAAACCACACCCACCTCCTCACCAAACACCATCATCACCTCCACCGGATAACACGCCACTTCCACCTATTAGAGGAGTATCATATGCATCACCTCCTCCCCCTGTAATTCCTTATTATTAG
- the LOC115968360 gene encoding probable protein phosphatase 2C 44 — MSNQAVASASNTAKSPSFFEKIKNATCLKSSSADSGKGKSKSSTNKVSHGFHLVEGKSGHDMEDYHVAEYRKKKNHVLGLFAIFDGHLGDRVPSYLRDNLFNRILDEPTFWNNPEAAIRNAYRSTDKLILDNSLQLGPGGSTAVTAIVIDGKDLWVANIGDSRAVVCERGAANQITVDHEPHSERRRIEKQGGFVTTLPGDVPRVNGQLAVARAFGDQSLKAHLSSEPDVRHVPVNSTIEFVILASDGLWKVIKNQEAVDLVKHIKDPQAAAKRLTTEALAKNSKDDISCIVIRFG, encoded by the exons ATGAGTAATCAGGCAGTTGCAAGTGCTTCTAACACAGCAAAATCCCCCAGcttctttgaaaaaatcaag AATGCTACTTGCCTTAAATCTTCATCGGCTGATTCTGGGAAGGGGAAAAGCAAGTCATCGACTAATAAAGTGTCTCATGGATTCCACTTAGTTGAAGGTAAATCTGGTCATGATATGGAGGACTACCATGTTGCTGAAtacagaaaaaagaagaatcacGTGCTTGGATTATTTGCCATATTTGACGGCCACCTAGGCGATCGTGTGCCAAGTTATTTGAGAGATAACCTTTTCAACAGAATACTTGATGAG CCAACTTTCTGGAACAATCCTGAGGCGGCAATAAGGAATGCTTACCGCTCCACAGATAAGTTAATATTGGATAACTCCTTGCAATTAGGGCCCGGTGGCTCGACTGCAGTAACTGCAATAGTCATTGATGGCAAAGACTTATGGGTGGCAAACATTGGTGACTCAAGAGCTGTTGTGTGTGAGAGGGGCGCCGCTAATCAAATTACAGTAGATCATGAACCTCATAGTGAACGAAGAAGGATCGAGAAGCAGGGTGGCTTTGTGACTACTCTGCCTG GAGATGTACCCAGGGTTAATGGCCAACTTGCAGTTGCACGTGCTTTTGGGGATCAAAGCCTCAAAGCTCATTTAAGTTCAGAGCCTGATGTAAGACATGTGCCCGTAAACTCAACCATTGAGTTTGTTATATTGGCAAGCGATGGATTATGGAAG GTTATTAAAAATCAAGAGGCAGTTGATTTGGTGAAACACATAAAAGATCCTCAAGCAGCAGCAAAGCGATTGACAACTGAAGCATTGGCGAAAAATAGTAAAGATGATATATCTTGCATTGTGATCCGTTTTGGATGA